Part of the Mixta hanseatica genome, CTTGAAGCGATAAAGGTGGGTAAATGGACTTATTACCGCCGCAGCGAATTTCGCATAAAAAAGATGACAGATGCTGTCATTATATCTCTACAGCAGTTATAAAACGGAAAGAAGATGCTACAAATATTCATATTTACCATAACATCCCTGTTGTGATCTGACCTGTTATGGGTGCACCGCCACACAGAACATCTAAAAAAAATCCCGCTATCGCGGGCTTTTTTTTAGATGTTTACGGCTTTTTTGCAGTTTTTAAAGGTAGTTGCATGCATTTTGCCATAGTAATCCTGTCGGTCATCGTCCCATGCCCATGAAATGAGATAAGCATCTGATGAGCCACTAACAGTCCTGATTCGACGAGTCAGACCTGACCATACTCCTGTCAGATCAGCAACATCCACTTCGAGTTCAGATGCGAGATCTTCACACCAGAAACCGTTTGAGCTGTCACTGTTTTCAAGGATAGCCTTCAGTACAGAACGTGATTTACTGCTCAGGCCTCGAACAAGCTTTTCCGCTTGGAGCGATGATAAATCGGTAGGGCCTTCACCGTTTTCTTCAAAAACATCCTCATCCACGCCCTCAGCAATAAGGGCTAGAACTTCGCTGCGTGCGCCAGCTGAAAGCTTTTGCAAATCGATCAATGACAAAAAAATTCCACTCATGTCTGACTTCTCCTCGTTGATTTGAAGAAAGACTAACACAGACTAAGCGTTTGACGATACTTAAATGCATTAAACGATAAGGCAAACATCTACTAAGCAAGGCTTATCTCAAATTATGCATTTTTGCTTTGATAATTTCTCTTAAGGTGAACATAAAACCCATCCCTGATTTGAGGTTGATTTACCATAACATCTCTGTAGCGCATCAAACCGAACCCTGACATATCAGAACACGCCGTTCTTTTAAAAGGATTTTTATGGTAATACTGGATAACCATCCATTTTACTGACCCGAAGCTGTGATGACACCTGACAAACCCGACAGGGAGCTCCCTCTCCTTGCTACAGAAGAATGGCTTACACCGAACCACAGTACGCAGCAGGATAAAAACAGCGACTGGATTTCATCTCTGGAGAGAGAACTGGAGGAAATCTCACAAAAATGGCCCTTCCCGCGTAGTTTTACATGACGTTGCTTTTTCACATGCTCGCGTAACCCAGGCTCAGACTGTGGCAGCCGCATAAAAAAGCCCGTATGCATGAGGCTTCCACCACAACTTCGTCAGTTGGCGTCAAAAAAACCCTTCCTTTGCAGCGTTAAACGTTGCACTACCGGCAGCGCCTATTATAACTACAGTTCATTAACACGCATTAATTTAAAAGGACAGGATAATGTATCAGCTATTTTTTCGCTGCCCTGAATGCGGGAACCTAAAGTTTATATACACTACCCGGAACGAAAAGCGGGAGACTCCTCACGGTGCTGTATGCAGCCGGTGCGGCACGCGCCTTACGGTTGCCTCCTGTCTGTTATCCGGAAAGCCCCCTCCTCCAAGCCAGACCCGTGACTGACTAACGGCTCGCAGGTTTATACGGGCGTGCTATAAAAGGTGGTACATCAGCTGTTATGGCTGGAGATCCGGGTTCAACTCCAGTAGCCCGTTCCATTTCCTTCTACGTCACGTCAAAAGCGTTTCCCAGGTACAGGTCTCACCTCAGGAATAACCAGCTTCATTTAAAATAAAAGTGCTTTTGCGCAGGCCATTAAAAAGCCCGCAATGCGGGCTTTCTTCATAGCGGTTCAGGATACCGATTTTCTAGAAGGCCCTCTCCGGCTGATTTGGCCTCCTTTTCTCCCTGCTTCCTTTGCACGCTCCGGGTTGTTCTTGAAGTTACCTCCGCTTACGCGACCGCCTCGCTGTCCAACTTCTGCAGCCCGCTCCGGATTTTCGGCAAAATTGCTGGCACCACCACGACGTACTGACATAAAACCCCCAGTTTGAGTTAAGTTCCATCATCCCAAAGCATAGGAGACATTATTCTACCGGTAGGTTTTTAACAGGGACTTGTGAAGCTGGCAAAAAAAACGGCGCCGTAGCGCCGTGAGAATCAGTTTTTAGTGTGCAGAATCCCCGGGTGAGGGCTACATGTTTATCGGCTTTGCACAGTGAACATTTATTAAAATACCTCCTCCCCGGATACAAAAAAACCCCGCCATCTTGCGCGGGGTGAATAAAGAAGAATCCAAACGTACTCTCGGTAAACGGAACCAGCAGGAACCGTCACCTCTTAAGCCTGGTAAAGAACGATCCGTTACTCAAGCGAAGCCAGGCACCCGCAGCCGGCGTTGTCGTACCGGATCCCCCCAGGCATATTTAACATAACAGTACTGTTAAGCATGCGGCTGTAGGCTAAGCGCTTATCTTAAAGATGCATCTGATAAATACCTTTTGTGCTCCTTCCCTGCCGGAGCGACAGTTTTAACGTATCCTGTAGGCTTCGCCTGCCGTACGGGTAGAGCTTTCACAGCAAGAAGGTCACGCATGTACAGAAACGAAGACGAAAAGCTGTCTGACATAATAATGGGCGAAGCCGTCCTCGAGCTGCTAGATGAAATTGCGCCTGTCACAACCAGCTCGCTGCTACTCAAGTTGCAGGCTTTCCTGCTCAGGGAAGAAAACGCAAACAAAGAAAAAGCTATCCGTCACGCCATTGACGAGGTGAAAGCGGCAACTGAGCGGTACAGCAGCGCCACCCTGGTAGATGCGGCGATAAGGCACTGATGCAGTTTCCTGATCACCTTTGCCAGCCGCTCGGATTTACCATAACATCCCTTGGGCGCACCCCTGCAGAGCCCCTCAGCGCGATTCTGCCGCGTCCGGGCCAGAATCCAGCCCTTTCCCTGCCCGGAACCGCGAAAATCCGCCCTGATAATTTCTGACCGGCTGCATGGCTATGCACGCAGGTGAATAGCGGGCGGTTTCACGCGTATGTTGTCACTAAGCCCCGTTTTCCGGCGCTTAACTCCTCTGATAACGGTGAACGGGCGCGCAGTTTACTGTGCGGCCGTGAGGCGTTGGCCAAGCCGCCAGGCGCGGCAGAAAACAGATGGTGCCATTCGCTACCACTTTGCGAATCCTGCCCTCCGTCTGAATCGCAGAAAAATTTTGTACGTACGAAATTCAGGGTATTGGGCTGTGCCTGAGCGGCTGGCTTCTGGTACGCCAGCTCCTTACGCTGGCAGGGGACTGAATGACAAAATCAGATCCGTTTAAAACGATAATCCGGACGCTTTAAAGATAAGTTTTCGTTTACGAAAAGTGGCTCTGCCTGATATTTTTCAGACTGGTATAACAGACGGTAAGAGAATTAATGGACGCAAAAACACTCGCCGTATCGGTTGCTGATGGTATTGCTTCACTTCCGATGGATTTTTACCTGGGTATTGAACGAACCTTTCAGGATCTCAGCCTGTCAGATGGCGGCAGAAACATTCAGCGTCGTAACTTCGGTGATGATGAGAGGATGTACCGCGCTTTAAATAAGCTCTTCCGTAACAGAGCCATTCTGGGGCAGGTCGCGGAGATGATAATCAAAGACGCTTTATCATATCTTCCGGATCCTGCCCTGAAAAAAATCACAGATAAACTCATCGGAGCAGCGACTTCACTGGGTTCAAGACAGTCAATGCAGCTGGCCATTACAGGTTATCTTGGCTCAAAAGTTGTTGGCGGAATGATGGCCAGCACAATAACGAAGTTATCACTGAGATTATGGACAGGCTCCCTTGTGGGCGGCATCGTTTTACAGGGGGTGCTTTCGCGTGCTTCTGCAGCTTCCCGGCGTTTAAGGCATAAAAACCCCGAATTATGGTCAAAGCTTTATATCCTTGATTTTGATATGCTTTACTTCCTCTTTGAAGAACCTTTAGCTAATTACATCGAGCTTGGTGAGACTCTTCGTAAAAACCCTTTGAAAACGGAGCAATTTCTGGGTGCAATCGAGAATCTTTAGACTAATCAGAAAAGTCGTTTCTGAGTTATCCGGGGCGGTGGTTATCAGCGCCGTAGTTATAGGAATTTTCATCGCAATTTTTGCGAATGAAGGGATTATGCGCGTTATCGCTCCCGTTCTCGTCTTTATCGCAGGCCT contains:
- a CDS encoding general stress protein — translated: MSVRRGGASNFAENPERAAEVGQRGGRVSGGNFKNNPERAKEAGRKGGQISRRGPSRKSVS